In the Drosophila willistoni isolate 14030-0811.24 chromosome 3R, UCI_dwil_1.1, whole genome shotgun sequence genome, TGTCTCTTCAGATTTTCTTCGTGTTGCGCAAGAAGACTAGCCAGGTAACAACACTGCATGTCATCCATCACGGCTGTATGCCCATGTCGGTTTGGTTCGGCGTTAAATTCACCCCAGGTACGTAACCAAATAGTGCTGACTCTGTAAATCGATGCGATGTCATTCAATTCCAATCCAATCCAATCCTATCCGATCCCATCTAGGTGGCCATAGCACTTTCTTTGGTCTGCTCAATACATTCGTTCACATTGTGATGTACACTTACTATATGTTCTCGGCCATGGGTCCCCAATATCAGAAGTATCTCTGGTGGAAGAAGTACCTGACCACCCTGCAAATGGTACGTTTTTCCCCATCTCAATCTGCAATCTCCCAGTTTATGGTTATGATAATTAATGCTTTTGCATTGCCATTTAGGTCCAGTTCATTTTGATCATGGTGCACGCCTTCCAATTGCTCTTCATCGACTGCAATTACCCGAAGGCCTTTGTCTGGTGGATCGGAATGCATGCCGTCATGTTCTTCTTCCTGTTCAACGAGTTCTACAAGGCAGCCTACAGAAGCCGTCTCATGGTAAGTGTTCCGGAAATGACTTTTGGCCAGCACTTAGGTGACGACATTAGCAACCTTTATGATCATCTCATTATCGTTAATGGCCACCGTGCCTAGAGACCATTGTTATCAGTCTTATTCAAGTGGTGGTGGCACTTCCCACGTTAATAAGAAAAAGCATCTTTTACTCTGAGAGAGCGGCAAAGTTGTGACGTCGTCGTCGGCGACGTCGTTGTTCCAGATTCCGGTCTGCGttaatgaaaatgaaaccaaaaagcaaaaccaaaacgaTTATATCATCGCTATCAACGCTCTGCACCTTGCGACGGGCCTATGGCAAACCGAAGCGTTGATGTTGTGGTCCAAATTCATTAACAAGATTTCGTCAAGTGTTGGGTCTCTGGGAACTCGATTGCCGAAGGGGAACGAGGGGCTTTAAAGGTGCCCAAAGCAGtaacccaaaaagaaaacaatgcCAAAACGAATGCCGTTTAACGACCCACAGCATCGGCCACACAGCATCCGCCGCAGCGGAGTGAAAGTTGAATCGAGAGTGCTGTGGTGGGAGGGGGCGGAGGGTCTACAAATCATTTAGTTCAGTTGATTGCATAATACTATCTTAACATATTGGCGTTTCTTTCTTCATCACACACTCTCTGATTGCGTCTTCTTGTGTTTCCTTGCAGAAAAAGAATGCCGCTCTGGCAGCGGCCAATGGACACGCCAAACCCAATGGCTACTGCAAGAGTATCAATGCCCACGATGATCTGGCCATGCCGCAGCCACAAGCCGACACGATCGCATCCAAGGCAAATGGCAATGCCACCTTTAGCAATGGCCATGTCAATGGAGTCAAGAACGGCTATAAGCCACTGGCAAATGgcacgacgacgacgacgtcgggCTTGGCCAATGGCAGTGCGCACAAAACAAATGGCACACTGCTGGCCAATGGCTATGCCAATGGACATGCCACCAAATTGCTGGACGATGTGGCCCAGGAGCTGACACAGCGAAAGATACAGAAATAATACCGGCAGAAAGCGGGTCGGCGCCAACACAGAGCTTAGGGAGGATGGAGcacagccgcagcagcagcgtcAGAGTCATAATtacacaacagcaacaacaacaaccacaacaccAACCACCACACAACCACACACCACCATcacccaaccacccacccacccacacatCAACACACTCACCCTCTCACCCGCATTCATTGTGGAGAAATGTTAAGTAAATAGCGAAAGAACGGACAAACGCGGGGAAACACTTTTCGAAGGGACATATTGTTATTGATAGAAAATCGATAttccaatatatatatgtatatatatgtatatgtatgtgcatatgtatttcTGCAGCTGGCGATCGAGAAGCAATTGCTAAACATATTCGATGCAtacatattaatatatatatacacaaatatttgtatatatatatagagattgTATAGGCATTGCTAAATGCATTCATACTTCTAACTAACGattaaaaaatacatttttgttgctttttttcttttttttaactacTTTAGTTGTACAAAGCTTATAAATTATAAGTACATACTACAAAActgtataaaacaaaacaaaaaaaaaacaaaaaacaaacaaaaaaatcaaacaaaacaaatggaaagcaaaaaaaaaaacaacggcAGCCCAGCATGAAGCAGTttataaactaaaaattaatgtttattaaatttaaaaatgtgcAAACATGGAATTCACCTATTTAAGCATAGAATTTAGTCCATAATCTgcataattatatatacaagAT is a window encoding:
- the LOC6650606 gene encoding elongation of very long chain fatty acids protein AAEL008004 isoform X2; the protein is MALIMKYIDSINRYMDSYSDSRTKDWPMMSSPFPTLAVCMTYVYLVKVLGPRLMENRKPFHLQQMLVVYNALQVVFSAWLFYECLMGGWWGAYSFRCQPVDYTDSATSRRMVHACWWYYFSKFTEFMDTIFFVLRKKTSQVTTLHVIHHGCMPMSVWFGVKFTPGGHSTFFGLLNTFVHIVMYTYYMFSAMGPQYQKYLWWKKYLTTLQMVQFILIMVHAFQLLFIDCNYPKAFVWWIGMHAVMFFFLFNEFYKAAYRSRLMKKNAALAAANGHAKPNGYCKSINAHDDLAMPQPQADTIASKANGNATFSNGHVNGVKNGYKPLANGTTTTTSGLANGSAHKTNGTLLANGYANGHATKLLDDVAQELTQRKIQK
- the LOC6650606 gene encoding elongation of very long chain fatty acids protein AAEL008004 isoform X3, coding for MALIMKYIDSINRYMDSYSDSRTKDWPMMSSPFPTLAVCMTYVYLVKVLGPRLMENRKPFHLQQMLVVYNALQVVFSAWLFYECLMGGWWGAYSFRCQPVDYTDSATSRRIGISGWLTGHYSFRCQPVDYSNNPRTLRMVHACWWYYFSKFTEFMDTIFFVLRKKTSQVTTLHVIHHGCMPMSVWFGVKFTPGGHSTFFGLLNTFVHIVMYTYYMFSAMGPQYQKYLWWKKYLTTLQMVQFILIMVHAFQLLFIDCNYPKAFVWWIGMHAVMFFFLFNEFYKAAYRSRLMKKNAALAAANGHAKPNGYCKSINAHDDLAMPQPQADTIASKANGNATFSNGHVNGVKNGYKPLANGTTTTTSGLANGSAHKTNGTLLANGYANGHATKLLDDVAQELTQRKIQK
- the LOC6650606 gene encoding elongation of very long chain fatty acids protein AAEL008004 isoform X1, with the protein product MALIMKYIDSINRYMDSYSDSRTKDWPMMSSPFPTLAVCMTYVYLVKVLGPRLMENRKPFHLQQMLVVYNALQVVFSAWLFYEIGISGWLTGHYSFRCQPVDYSNNPRTLRMVHACWWYYFSKFTEFMDTIFFVLRKKTSQVTTLHVIHHGCMPMSVWFGVKFTPGGHSTFFGLLNTFVHIVMYTYYMFSAMGPQYQKYLWWKKYLTTLQMVQFILIMVHAFQLLFIDCNYPKAFVWWIGMHAVMFFFLFNEFYKAAYRSRLMKKNAALAAANGHAKPNGYCKSINAHDDLAMPQPQADTIASKANGNATFSNGHVNGVKNGYKPLANGTTTTTSGLANGSAHKTNGTLLANGYANGHATKLLDDVAQELTQRKIQK